The DNA region gaccaataccattgaacaagtgattttcctcaacttcaaaaatgcataactctctcattataaatcaaaatgatgtcaaattggtgaccattttgaaggtatttgaaatatatacaactttgatgaaggcacatttctcatttggggctcacataaaaagtttagcaaggtggaacattgaagtatatgacttgacacttagaaaagttttgaacatgttgaaatttccaaacttacacctcaaaattcaccatgatccaagttccaaatggaaacgtgttcaacataagagttgttcctcttgatctaagcattccaaagagtcctaattcaatcattttggatgaggtttgctagggaTGCGCATGATGTTAACAGGCCTGTATCAATAGGTAaaatcaaaactccaaatgatcatttcacattgccttgccaatcaagcttgatacagacctcatttcagttggtttttgaccttagtgcattgcttgatgggcctgtacacacccatgTAAGCTTAaacatgacattgccaaatttggaagaaattttaagtgtgcaaataacacttgaatttgctataaatagagaccctctgagcttatttcaaaggatccttgcgcgctagctttgcctccactcttcaaaccctcataattcaaaggaaaacctgataattttcacttgaaaattgagtttgaatctcactgtttggagattaaaaaactctaggatccaaagcttcttaccattcataatccacttctgcaagctattggagtaagatcaaacaagaattgaagcaagaatgatcaagttctgcacatcattaaaggtattttctagattttgtcttctcttcgattctcaccaattctcttggatctttggttgtctgaagtcctacaaatgtaggcaagaagattgagttgctttgaagtcaaatcgaagcaactcagttgacacacctcaaaattcaactgCTCATATCTTTCTttatatttggagttagttgcAATAGAGGTCAGATTTGTactctacgccattttttctttcagatcatgtcctcctttttcatttatgtcaTGGTAATGATTGGACCAATCtggccaaggtcgcctgagaagacgaccaGTGCTTTGCTCCGACAATGAGGTGGCGTGGTCTTGAACCACAGGGGCTAGTTGTAGACTTGATAGTGAACTGACTGGAATTGCACTAAATTCTACGAATAGAGacaaatactctgagcaactgggtcattcgtcctgtacccaaagatattcTAGACAAGTGTAGGGAAGATCCCCTTTCAtcattctctattgcttaaggctcatggcatggAAGCCTAGTCAAAGACTGATAAATTATTGAAGCAGGTCCCCAAAGATGTTGTGTGGATGAGTCAGATGGTTTACTGTTGAATATTGTTGTAGTCCACTGAGGGTCTTGAACTTGTTGGGAGGTTGAAGCTCCAAGGGGACAGAGGCTAGTCCGATTAAGTGATCAagggacttatggtcacttgacaaagacaaaggGGGAGATGTAACAAATGAAGGGATTTAGTAGATCCGGTGTGAATTGAATCAAGCCAAATCAAAGTAAAGTATTGATGAATAGAAAAAGATTCATGATCATACAAAAATAGCCTAGAGTCTCATTGTTAGGCAGCCCAAGAGAAATCTATGTGGGTGCAAATTGTATTGTCCtatgtctcattgtaaggtagcccaatAGAAAGGCATGTATGTAAGAGTGTACTAAACCTAAGCAGATGCATGCAAGAGGCATAAAGCATATGAAACAACACACAAGGTTAAAAGCTCAATAGGGACAAGGGCCAGTCAGAGTGTCCACAAGGTCTCGGGGCCAAtgtcactccaagtcaagcaaatAGGCCTAATGAAGGcagagaaaaacaagaaaggggggtttgaattattttcacAGTAATTAAAATCTTTTGCAacaccacacacaaaaaataattGCTAACAACACAAagatttatcctggttcgcttgaaattcaaagctactccagtccacccggccgagaTGATTTTTCCTTCAATAAGTACTTAATCTAATAATCTCAACAGATTATAAAAAGTACGTCTAAGAGTTTAGCAATCTCTTatccctctcaagtctacagacttaaacaagtcacttgaggaattacaaTCAGTTTTAAGAATTACAAGTGTTTAAATCAATGCTTCTAGATAAACAATATAAACACACTTAGAGAACAATGAAACAACAACCATACAATTTTGAGCAATAACTCTTGTATGGAAACTATTTCTTACAATGATGATAGTGAGAATATTTGAAGTATGAGAGTATTATTGTAGCAAAGTTGTTTCATTGTATCAAGTTGTTATATTTGTCAGCAAGCTGCGAGGAGACCTTTATATAGCACTttgagatgataccgttggaggGAAATTAATGGAGATTTCGTGCCAGATATTAGAGTTAATGATAGTAAATTTCTTGTCCTCTTCATAGCAGTTTTGGACATAATCCAATGTTTCCTTAAAAGGAATTGTACTACACTTTGAATGCTTCCAGAGTAAGTTTTTGATCTGTTGATATCAGATAGCGTGTTGAACGTGTATCAGAGTAAGCATGATCAGAGTCTTTGAGCTAGAGTCTTCAGATATTCTCTTGTAGAGTCTTTAGATATTCTCTTGTAGAGTCTTCATATATTCTCTTGTAAAGTCTTCAGATATTCTCTTGTAGAGTCTTCAGATATTCTCTTGTAGAGTCTTCAGATGTTAGAGTTTGAACTTCAGCGTCAGATTCTTCAGGTGATCACTCCTCATATGCATTCTGTTTGGAGTCAGATCTGATTTCTCTATGTTGGGTCAGCTTTTCTGAACTGGTGCGGAAGTCAGATATTCGTTTCCTCAGAGTCATTTAAACTTAGAATCCTCCACACTTAAGAAAActattagggtaccaaattgtttcattcttttttatcatcaaaacttagagatgtattgcagaatcaaaatcttgttctaacaatctcccccttttttatgatgacaaaactACGAATTTTAATGAAACAATAAGTACTTTCAGAGATAAAAATGATTAGAGTCAGATAGAGAATGACTCCCTCTGAGATTAGCAATCTCCCCCTGAGTCAGATACTTAAGGAATTTTTTTAAAGACTTTAGTATCGGATAAGGGTTTCTGGGGTAGAGAATTTCTTACCAGATCTTCTTAGGTTGCTTGACTTGATTTATTAGTTTCTTAGATAAAGATTCATTTTTTCTTTGTTTAGATAGATCCTGTAAACAAACTTAGACTATGCAATGATTTTATGTCAGAATGTAAGCAATGCATTTCTGAGAGATAGATACGTTATTTCATCAAAAGGACTTCTATTTATTTCTCCCCATTTTTGTCAAACTCAAAAAGTAGGAAACATAAAATTTTCATTGATAGGGAAAATTGTACAAATACAGAAAGAAATAGAATATAAGGCCTCAAAGGaaaaacacttagaaaaaaacataaaaaagcctagagtgcctaagggtttggaggaggaggcatccttGAAGAAGCTCAACTAGCAGATTCTATATGCTGGAGTTGACTTGGTTCTGCTTGTCGAGTATGACTATGACTAGTTGTTGTTCTTTCTGCAACTCTTCTAGAGTCCTAATGACTAAGGGAGCAATGTCATTTGTTGATGACTCTCCTTGAGTTAGAGTAACTTCTGTTATCTTCACAACATCTTCAGCAGCTTTTTGAGCAACTTCAGCGGCCAAGGCTACTTCACCTTTAGCTTTTTCCCTGTTTGTAGCTTCTGCAGCAGCTTTTTCAGCTGCCTCCCTGGCAGCAACTTCAGTAGCTGCTTTCTCCGCAGCTTCTCTGTTTTCCTTCTCAGCTACCTCTTGAGCCAGACGAGCCTTCAACTTCTCTTCAGCACTTCTGATatagtcatttctgacttgttcaaATAGGCCCTTCAGCTTGAAGACTTCAGAAGTCATCCACCTGATGAACCCGTTCTAGTGAGTCCTTACTTCATAAGGATTGTCACTGACATTGGATTTGCCAGAAAGCTTCCTGAGTCTTGAAGCGGAACTCTCTGAGAACTTTTAAAGTGCCTCATCAAGGGTAGGTATGGTGAGGGCAGGTTCAGAGGTTTCGAGAAGGGGTTCAGAGGGTTATGGAATAGTTATAGAGGGTTCAGGTATGGTTCTAGAGGGTTCTGGTACATACTGAATCTTTTCAGAGTCAGCTGTGGCCTGAAGTGCTTCATGGTTTGGGGAGGTTGGGTCAAGGTTATCTGAACCAGAGTGTCCAGAGCTGGAAGTTAGGTCATACTAAGGGGGGAACTGGGGTTAGAGGAAATGGGTGGTGATATAGGTTCGTTGAACATAATGGCTTCAGAGATGGGAATGGATGTTGTGTGGAGGTTGAATTTAGGTAATGAAAGTGACGATGTGATAGGGTCAGAGGTTTGGGGTTCAGATGCATTTGGTTCATAAAAGATAGGTCTAAAAGGTGTTGGTTCAGATGTGGAAGGGAGTAAGGAGGTTTGTTGTTTAGATTTGGATTTTGCTCTGGGAGCAGTAGTTTGCGTGGAAGGTGAAGTGGAGGAAGTAGTAACAGAGGTTGAAAGTGTGAGGAGTGGTAGAGGAACTGATGAGGCAATCTGCCTAGAGCCATAAATGATAGGGGCTTCTGAGATAGGAGACTTACTTGGTGCTGAATAGCTTAGAGGCACTGGATGCTTCTGAGTCGCTAAAGACTCTCCCAGCTTGAgactcttcttcttcttcttcttcttcttcttcttctcaaaTGGTTCCCTCTTTCTCTTCATGAAGTTGGGGGGTTGATCTGGGAGCAGTCTAGGCTGAAACAGAGGTGTCAATTCCTTGGGCTTCCAAATCCTACATGTAGCAAGCAATGGCTTCTGGAGGATCTATCTTTGAGAAGAGATACATCTCGTCTTCTCTTTCTCTATGATCCTTCAGAGATTCCCAAGATGGAAGTCTTGTGGGTTTGACTCTGACCTTGTCAATCAGCCTCATGCTCTTCAGGTTCCTCCCATTGACAGGCTTCCCCACATCTACATTGATGTCTTCCATCAGATTCAACGAGATGAGATTGTCCACCAGACCATTCTCTATCAGAACATCATAAATTAACCTGCCTAGAGGgatgtagtttctgggcttcatgttgttccTTGTGTCTCTGACAGAAAGCCTTAGATACTTGAAGAGGAGAGAAGGAAGGTTCAGCTTCAGACCTTTATGCAGACAATAtagaatgcacttctgatctgtgttgatgtagtcagaagagcTGGATGAAGGacgatgatgaatggttcccagaatgatctttATCCAGACCCTCATATTCTAGTGAAGCTCTTTATTCTTGGATGTTTTTCCTTCTGGGTTCTGAGAGAAGATGGTATGGATAACTTCTTGGGACATGTACTTAGCCCTATGGTTTATGTTATAGATTCTTCTTCCCCCAACATTTTCCATGTTTAGGAGCGTTGTTATTGATTTCTCAGTGATCACCATCTTTATTCCTAGAACATGAGACACAATGTAGTGATCATCGCAATCACCAAAAATCCAGAACTCCTTGACCGAGTTTGTGTAGATGGGGCCATAGAGTCGATTGAAGTAAGTAAGCCACCCTTGATTTTCCAATTCTTGTGTGAAATCCATTCCATTTTATTTGAGGTTTTCAAAATCTACCAACAACTCACAGAACTTCAATATTTTCAAATGGAGTTGAAAGATTGATGCGAGTAGGACGATCAAGAACACGGGGTTCTTGATAGGAGGTTGTTGAAGGAGCAACAGTAGGGGTTGTAACTTGTTATGAAGTTTCAACTTGTTGTTCAGTGGTATTCATCTGTTGAGAGAATTCAAAGACCTGTTGTTATTGAGGATTCATGATGTTGTTGTGAAGGAGATGAAGATAGGTTGTAGAGAAGATTTGGGAGAAGTTGAGTTTATGGGTTTGTGTAAGTTGTGAGTAGTAAAAATGTGAATGTGGGAATCGTGGAAGTATATATACACACATTCAAAATATGCAAAACAACAGCGTTAGCTGAGAGGGAAGATAAAAATTAATTATTTGCTAAAAAACGAGTTTTGACAAGTGTGAGGAGAGTTAAATCAACTAATGATGGGGGTCTAATCTCAAGATTTTCACACTGCTCAAGGGGATCTCAATAGTTTGGCCCTTGAGTTCTAAGCTAGACAGGTGTCTAGAAGATCCAGAGCCACACGTTTAAGGGaccacgtgttgatgtttctgaaGTCAGGAATACCAAAAGGTTTATGACTAAGGAGGTTTCTATAAAGATATCTTATAACTTGTTGAAGTATCAGAACCAGAATTAGATAAACATTATATACTTGAGTCATAGTCTAATTTAACACCAGAGATGAGAAGCACATGTTCAGATTCAATCATGGTAATCTGCCATATTAAAATTTTCCAgaatgaaaagaaatctatcttcacCTAAGGGTTTTTTTAAAAGATATCAGgccattgatggtttgtatctataaattttaaaataattatccctctctgaacatagtctctgataaaatggtgtttaatttctatgtgatttgctctggaatgtaaaattgGATTCTTACTTAAGCATATAGCAAcaatattatcacaaaagatagggaTGTTACTCTCATAAATATGAAAGTCCTCAAGCTGATTCTTATCCTAGAGCATCTGAGTGTTGCACAGTGAAGCTGAGATGTACTCTGCTTCTGCAGTTGACAGTGCAATGGTTAATTGTATTTTGCTTGCCCATGAAATGAGGTTTCCTCCCAGaaactgacagttcccagatgtgcTTTTGTGTTCCAACCTATCTCCAGCGTAATCTACATCACAATATCCAGAAAGCCTGTACTatgatgttttcttatacatcaagCCAAGGTTAGGcgttcctttcagatacctaaggattctcttaacaacagttaagtgagattcccttggatctgactgAAATCTAGCACATAGACATACGCTGAATAATATATCTGGATGCAAAATAGTTAGATAAAGgagagaacctatcataccacgataaAGTTTCTaacaaaccttttgacttacctcttccttctccggaatgcaagtaggatgcatgggagtcttgGTTGGCTTGCTTTCTAACATGTCGAATTTTTATTCAGAagatcttttatgtatttgctttgatagACATACGTGGCTtctgatgtttgattgatttgaattcctagaaagaacttcAGTTCTTGCATTAGGCTCATCTCAAATTCTAATGTTTTTGCAGAAGAGAGTGGAGTCTACTttgcctctgataaaatcattttATAGAAGAAATGAGtttagtctttcataccaagctctgggagcttgtttcagacaGTAAAGAGATTTattaagtttgaaaacatgttctgaaagttttgaattttcaaagccaggaagttgatggacatacacttcttcagaaatgtaACCATTCATAAACACacttttgacgtccatttgatatAACTTACTAGAATAATTTACTACAAAGGATACTAGGAGACAAATAGATTCTAAACTCGCAattggagcaaaggtttcattgtagtcaatcccttcttgttgactataaccttaTGCCACCAATCGTGCTTTATTTTTGACAacttcacccttttcatttagcttgtttctgtagacccatttagttccaatcacatgggttcctttgggtcttggtacaagatcccaaacatcattttTGGAATactgatcaagttcttctttcattaTCATAATCCATTctttatcttgaagagcttcttcACATGATGTTGCCTCTACcagagatactagtcccataAGTGTTTCTTTAAAgactttgaatgttgatcttgttctgacaggttcaaCCTTATTTCCCATAATCAGTTCTTCAAAAATATTCTGCCTATTTCTTTGTCCTTTCTGATTGATTGTGTGTTCAGGTGCTTCTGAAGTTCCTCTTTCAGTTTCTTCAGAATCATTTGTCTTTTCATCAGAACCTGAATGTGAGATCTCCAGATTTGCAAATTCTAAACTACCTTTGACTTATCAaagtcaagcttatcatcaaatctgacatgaattgattcttacataatttgtgtttctgtattgtatactctatatcCTTTAGAACgttctgagtatcccaacataatacacttttgtgccttagagtcaaacttgttcagattttctttagtgttcaaaataaaacaagcgcattcaaaaggatggaaataagcAATGTTGGGGtttcttcccttgcacagttcataaggagtcttctccagaataggtttgatagagattctattatgaatgtaacatgttgtattcacagcttctgcccagaagtgcttagccacattagtctcATTGATCATGCTCGACAAGGGATGCCACAAACTTGACCTCTCTTCTGATTTCTTCAGATCCCAAATTGATCACTTCTAATTGTTCTTGGTGCGGCTGGATCTCTTTTTTCTCATGCTCAAGAAGTTTGGTAAACTTAGGCGGCACTTTACAATCTTCCTCGCCGTAGTCTTCGACTTGGTTAATTGGAAACCCAGATCTACAAAGAACTTCATCAATGTTGCTCTTAGTGGAATCATTTATTCGACATGTTATGAGTTTATTGTTAGAATGTGATTTTTTCTTTGAAAATAATGTAAAATAAAATGAACTTTTGCCATTTATTTTTTAAGTGAAAagtaaaataaaagaaagaaaatggATCATGATTTTGAGTACAAAAGTTGTCATTCATTTAATTGAATAATGCTTTAAAAACATAGGAGGCCCTTAAAAGGTAACCATGTGCCTCAGGCGAAGGCAATGGTTAAGAAACTACAAAATGCATTACACTTCTTTTGAGAAAACCATATTAGAAGTCCATTTATTAAGCTTAAATCATATAGGACACTTGTGAATGAGACCGGAAACTGCACGCTGACTGGAGCTTACTCCATCTACTACTGCTACAGAAGAATCCCATTGGTAGTCTGCACTACTGAACCTGATTGGGTTGAATCGTTTACCTCCCCTCGCAGCTAGATGACGGGAAGTAGGACGATAACCGAAACCAAATCGATCATGCTTCTCAGAGACTTTCATAATCTGACCCCATCCTGGAAGAAGACCGTTTTCTAGAGTCTGCTTGGGGCTCTTGGATGATGACAACACCATTGCTGCTGATTTACTCTGATTGGTAGAGGCAGAGCAAACTTCTTCAAAATCTAAACCTTGGAATGAAACCTCAGTTATTCCTTCCTCAATTTCCACATATATGAAAGAAGATAACTCAATGATTCTTGAACCTTGTTCACCGCAAATTATAACAAACTTGTCCTCAAGTAAGAACTTCAGTTTTTGGTGTAGAGTGGAGGTGACAACACCGACTACATGGATCCATGGCTTCCCTAGTAGGCAACTGTAGGTagggtggatatccatgacttggaaggTGATGGTGAACTGATGGGGACCCACACATATTGGCAAATCAACTTCCCCAATAACCTCTCTCCAAGATCCATCAAATGCACAAACAATCAAGGCATTCGCTCTTATCTCCAGTCCCTCATACTGCAGTTGACTTAATGTGATTTTAGGCAAGACATTAAGCTAAGAGCCAATGTCAACTAGGACCCTCGAGATTAAAATGTTTGCATAAGTTACAGAAATGTGCAGGGCTTTCTTATGATTATGCTCTTCAGCTGTCAACCCAGCCTCGTCGAAACCCAAGCACGTGCTCGCAGAAATATTGGCTACCACATCATCGAACTGATCTGTTGAGATATCATGCATTACATGAACCGTGTCGAGCACCTTCAACAAAGCCTTTATATGAGCTTCTGAGCTAAATAATAATGACAAGATTGATATCTTCGATGGAGTTTTACCCAACTGGTCGAAAATCTTGAAATCACTTTGTTTGATCAACTTTAAGAATTCATTCCCCTTTTCAGCAGAAAGGATCTTCTCATCTTGCTCTTTATTACTGATTACTTCCTTCCCTTTTGAATTTGCTGCTTCTGCAAAATTACCAGAAGTATCTTTTGTTGTAGAAGAATCAGGTGTCTCAACCAGAATGGTAGGAATGCAAACAGATTCCCCTACTTAAGGCGAAGGAACATTTGTAGGAACCACTTTTGGAGTATATTTTGGTGCGAACATGCGACCGCTGTGGGTCATCCCTTTTGGACCGGATATATTGACTATCTCTGTACTGGGAACCTGAACTTCTTCCCTATCAACTAATACTATTACTTTATACTTCCAAGGCACAACCTTGTAATTTTAATACCGAAACGGCGATTGAACATCAAATACAATGGGATGAACCTTCTTCATTGGAGCTTCTACTTATTTCTTACGATACAATTCCAATCGGCTCGATGATTGAAACTTCCCCCATAGTTCTATTTCTGGAAAACCGCAAGGCACCTTGATCCATCAACTCTTGGACGCAATCCTTGAGTTCTTCACATCTTTCAGGCTTAGTCTTGCATAATTTACAATCATCGTACACACCTGCTAGTGCACTGTGCTTCTGCATACTCTTAGAAATGACCGACCACGGGTTCTTCACATCCTCTACCAAGGGGACCACTTATGAACTATCTTCCTCTATAATAGCATTCACCATCTGATTACCATGATTAGGCAAAGGATTCGCCTTCACATTCGGCTTTCTTTGGTGAAGGACATAATATTTTGATCAATGAGGTCTTGTACCTTGTTCTTAAACACGTAGCAATCATCAACTGTATGCCCAATATAACCTGTGTGAATCTACTTAGGAGCAATTACTCTTACGTGCACAAGATAAGGGAATAATTCAGAATATGGTACTGGTATCTGGGTATACTGAGAATGCCTTTAGTTCTAATTCTGATTTTGGTTTTGGTTTTATCCTTGATTCTCACAATGATTCTGGTTTTGGACATTTATTATTTGTATTCTGCCTTTGGGGACCTTGTCCTTGAGGTTGTTACTActattgttgttgtggttgttgagccTGAGGAGGTTGTTGGTATTGGGATTGGTTCTGAAATGGTTGTTGGAGTTGGGCTGCCGCCATATATGGATATGGATACTATGGTAGAGGAACCACGGGAATTTGATGCTATGGAACACTAGTTGTTACTGCATTTGTCTTTCCTTCGTTTTCTTGGTATATCCGCTAGAGGGTCTTCTACTTGCAGGTTGCTGACTACCACCATCTGTAATCTTTCTTGTTTTTCAATCCGCTCTCAATCCTCTATCCAATTATAACTATGTCAGCAAAGTTGAAAGATGAACTCCCAACCATTTTCTCATAATATAAGCTTTAAAGTGTTCCCATGAAAATGTCTACCAGCTTAGTGTTTGTCAAGGTTGGCCTGACCCTTGAACCCATTTCACGTCATCTCTACGCATATTCTTTAAAAGTTTTGTTTGACAGCTGAGCTTGGTTTTGAAGTTGTAGTCTTGTGGGCACCATTGGTTCAGAAAGGAATTGGATAAATCTTTCCAAGTCCGTATCTTCCCTGACTCTAGACccatataccagtccaaagatgccccagacaagctatcttggaaatagtggattAACAGCTTGTCGTTGTCTATGTAGGAAGCCATCTTCCGGAAGTACATGATAATGTGATTGCACGGACAACTTAAACCTTTATATTTGGGTAGCTCGGGAACTTTAATCTTTTGAGGAAACACTACATTGGACACCAAACACAGTTCTTTGGTGTTCAAACCGAGAGCGGGGAAACCTTCCATGGCACATATTCGCTCCTCTAAGAGTTGATATTCAGTAGGCCTAGGTGGATTGATCCCAAGTACCCTTTGAGTAGAAACCCTAGGAGGAGGTTGCATAACATTATGAGCAAGCATAGGAGACATAAATTGAGGAAACATTTGATGCATTAAAGTTGGATTCCATGTCTAGGCAGCTGGAGTGCCATCTTGAGTAGTCTGCCCCCCAGGCTGCACAGTTGGAGCAAGTGGTGCCCCAGAATGGGCATACTAGAGTGCAATGTTGTTGGGAAATATTGGGACCATAATAGCATAAGCATACGGATTTGGATGAATAGGCGAAGCAGAGATATGAAAGTTGAGACGAGGAACCTTATACTTAGGTTCCTGGTTTTCTTCACTGTTAACAACATGTGTCTCTTCTATTTTGACCCCTTGAGCAGAATACAAATTATGCATCCCCCATGGGAAAGCAACATGATTTACATTGGAAGGAGCAACAACAAAGGTCTGGTATGGCATGAATGGATTCCTAGTGGTAAATTAAGGATTGTAATTGTATGGCATGCCCCACGGGTAAGCAGCAGCGAGTCTACTAGGACCAGCGTGAGCCAAAGGTTGGCTAGTAGTAGCAGGTGTAATAATTGGGTCAGTAggatctgtaagaccccaatttttaccctaagatccctcatgcaattccatcataagcataagcattgggatcataccttggcatcctccttatccctctttcattgggtttgttttaagagagatcaccaagcactttgagattatatcatacttgtattttatcatttcactaaccaaaataccaaaaatatgtctttgtatctaactaactctttttgtaggtagggacATGATTTCTTTaattcattgatcacatctagggtttgagaccctcatgaacaaagagcagcatcaagaatcaactcaagaatggttataaacatcatatatgagtcctaatttcttctacatgttatattgatcaagttttcttcaagagtttgagggtgatttgccttggaaaccctagtttgactgggtatcttgagtaacttctccaacaagctatctcaccaattgatcaaatttctcaagggacacttcaaaattcatcatattattcatatattatctactatgagccaataaagtcaagataattggaaattagcaagttggttgatggtggttggccagatggattcatctgatcaaaactgggtctacctagaccttatctcctacaattttcaccatatgaaaatgattccaagagaaaacatacTCTAAAAAACATTgtaaacaactttcatgttgaaacctagagctattttttattggaaaatcattttctatgttgaaacattataggtcattttgtctaaaccctaagttgaaagtcaacttcccaaggccataacttgctcaatttttatgatatgcaagatttcca from Lathyrus oleraceus cultivar Zhongwan6 chromosome 1, CAAS_Psat_ZW6_1.0, whole genome shotgun sequence includes:
- the LOC127102055 gene encoding uncharacterized protein LOC127102055; translation: MKRKREPFEKKKKKKKKKKSLKLGESLATQKHPVPLSYSAPSKSPISEAPIIYGSRQIASSVPLPLLTLSTSVTTSSTSPSTQTTAPRAKSKSKQQTSLLPSTSEPTPFRPIFYEPNASEPQTSDPITSSLSLPKFNLHTTSIPISEAIMFNEPISPPISSNPSSPLSMT